The Rhinopithecus roxellana isolate Shanxi Qingling chromosome 14, ASM756505v1, whole genome shotgun sequence genome includes a window with the following:
- the RBM44 gene encoding RNA-binding protein 44 gives MQATAVVETASGKGYHSNGGNLQKDKPSNPKKENLLLSSNGCDKVKLTFPDDDWDSSTLEQRANNKEINNIDKMDLLEPVFSVSQDTNTESTHFQSSELEDSTDYAFLNETYSIHYPESKLKKESLIPLSSELDLEVQKKEEVFFDILEHQDKTVGLERIYNISDANYRESAEDTQKHDTDEDSQQEYHSAEEQEYISNHLSFDQTKTLGISNPEVVELGNLGYEVKCASNVEDNRVNSGSGSIISSDSFDVYGQEESLHVSKFQNSVMLREYHDLKQEKCKEKETSSVYHTVFDGSVLRSNSPGNQESQSKSGSLSLQKVLKTKIYTEHMKSQINESKDFCGNKMAENKLLLHLENPSTLPQDNALETLPQPCKDCQTSWTSVFDDSIISACGYSHYESLQNTPDSALDFSAILPKIAVRDNQAIEDNTCLKVAHSSTTKKTCFHNMEGTCTNSVTDAASCTVTINQTVDVSTDFRACFTTSRATSARPSVVSTSSNTDITMMNKKRPDEWQNEKQKSVACSTDWSYSEDCIDTQMAVTKGSGKSPSVDSLKPNGNFLNKDFLELRKPCGITDLKKHPEREVQLFKDTEKDLPSMCCQKIMQRAIKAELHLLNVHYQMCRRHCCDIYKLVMENREGLNMNLSSNSAKKEVGSALLSLWGDLKVRYVTLKEKIHKGIPLEELPPLSVESKLLSTFSTFASRLMKKETPVFSEADAERDDQRAQDFDVSSNLKKTISQMSLSSDNSRATQHISPKKDDFKNGNINADFRQLKLDDKDCRPYQEMSEDWSDAKENLTGVDISGTQENQIEQDRWNLDLTLETKNVEPSQRDKGYLIHVGGLCPSVSEADLRSHFQKYQVSEISIYDSSTNYRYASLTFTKNSDAKIAVKEMNGIEINGKSVNVRPVKILEEYTSPLSSKNGNRISSNNLEKSTNKEIYSAFSISRLPRTRPRQLGSEQDSEVFPSNQGDKKNCKQIESAKLLPDTPVQFIPPTTLNLRSFTKIIKKLAELHPEVSRDHIINALQEVRIRHKGFLNGLSINTIVEMTSSLLKNSASS, from the exons ATAAACCTTCaaatccaaagaaagaaaatttgttatTATCCTCCAATGGTTGTGATAAAGTCAAATTGACTTTTCCTGATGATGACTGGGATTCTTCAACACTAGAGCAAAGAGctaataataaagaaatcaacaaTATTGACAAGATGGATTTATTAGAGCCAGTTttttcagtgagtcaagatacTAACACAGAGAGTACTCATTTTCAGTcaagtgaacttgaagacagtaCTGACTATGCTTTCTTGAATGAAACATATTCTATACATTACCCAGAGTCAAAACTAAAGAAGGAAAGTCTTATTCCTTTAAGTTCAGAATTAGATCTTGAAGTGCAGAAAAAAGAGGAGGTGTTTTTTGATATTTTGGAACATCAAGATAAGACTGTTGGCCTGGAAAGAATCTACAATATTTCAGATGCTAATTATAGAGAAAGTGCTGAAGATACACAAAAGCATGATACAGATGAAGACTCACAGCAGGAATATCACAGTGCTGAAGAACAAGAGTACATAAGTAACCACTTATCTTTTgaccaaacaaaaacattaggTATATCTAATCCAGAAGTTGTTGAATTAGGAAATTTGGGTTATGAAGTTAAATGTGCTAGCAATGTAGAAGATAATCGTGTTAACTCGGGAAGTGGTTCTATCATCTCTTCAGATTCATTTGATGTTTATGGACAAGAAGAGTCACTTCATGTCTCCAAATTTCAGAATTCTGTTATGTTAAGAGAATATCATGACCTAAAGCAAGAAAAGTGTAAGGAAAAAGAGACAAGTTCAGTGTACCACACTGTATTTGATGGCAGTGTACTAAGAAGCAATTCTCCAGGAAACCAGGAATCTCAATCTAAGAGTGGTTCCTTGAGCCttcaaaaagtattaaaaacGAAAATTTATACTGAACACATGaaatctcaaataaatgaaagtaaagatTTTTGTGGAAATAAAATGGCTGAGAACAAACTATTACTGCACCTTGAAAATCCTAGCACATTACCACAGGATAACGCTTTAGAGACATTACCCCAACCCTGCAAAGATTGTCAAACTTCCTGGACCTCTGTTTTTGATGATTCAATAATTTCTGCCTGTGGATATTCACATTATGAAAGCCTACAAAACACCCCTGACTCAGCCTTAGATTTTTCTGCTATACTACCGAAGATTGCAGTGAGAGATAATCAGGCAATAGAAGATAATACTTGCCTAAAAGTTGCTCATAGCAGTACCACAAAGAAAACATGCTTTCACAATATGGAAGGAACATGTACTAACTCCGTGACAGATGCAGCAAGTTGTACAGTCACAATTAATCAGACAGTGGATGTTAGCACTGATTTTAGGGCTTGTTTCACAACCAGCAGGGCAACAAGTGCAAGACCTTCTGTAGTATCTACATCAAGCAACACAGACATAACAATGATGAATAAAAAACGACCTGATGAATggcaaaatgagaaacaaaaaagtgTGGCTTGTAGTACAGATTGGTCATACAGTGAAGATTGTATAGATACACAGATGGCTGTGACAAAAGGATCAGGAAAATCTCCCTCAGTTGACAGTTTAAAACCTAATGGAAATTTTCTAAATAAG GATTTCCTGGAATTAAGAAAACCATGTGGTATCACAGACCTAAAGAAACATCCTGAGAg ggaagttcaactttttaaagatACGGAGAAGGATTTGCCATCAATGTGCTGTCAGAAAATAATGCAGAGAGCCATAAAAGCAGAGCTGCACCTTTTAAACGTTCACTATCAGATGTGTCGTCGCCATTGTTGTGATATTTACAAACTTGTAATGGAAAATAGGGAAGGattaaatat GAATTTATCAAGTAATTCTGCTAAGAAGGAAGTGGGATCAGCACTACTGTCCCTTTGGGGGGACTTAAAAGTTAGATATGtgactttgaaagaaaaaatacacaaaggcaTACCACTGGAAGAGCTGCCCCCACTGTCAGTAGAATCAAAATTATTATCTACCTTCTCTACTTTTGCTTCCagg ctaatgaaaaaagaaacacctgT CTtttcagaagcagatgctgaacGAGATGATCAGAGGGCTCAAGATTTTGATGTTTCTTCAAACCTAAAAAAGACAATCTCTCAA ATGTCTTTATCATCTGACAATAGTCGTGCTACACAACACATATCACCCAAAAAAGATGACTTTAAAAATGGTAATATAAATGCAGACTTTCGTCAACTGAAACTTGATGATAAAG ACTGCAGACCTTACCAAGAGATGAGTGAAGACTGGTCTGATGCTAAAGAGAACCTGACAGGAGTTGACATCTCAGGAACACAAGAAAATCAAATAGAACAAGACAGATGGAATTTGGATCTTACACTAG AAACGAAGAATGTTGAACCCTCACAAAGAGATAAAGGTTATTTGATACATGTTGGTGGTCTCTGCCCTTCAGTATCTGAG GCCGATTTAAGGTCTCATTTCCAAAAATACCAAGTTTCTGAAATTTCAATTTATGATTCTTCTACTAATTACAG ATATGCATCTCTTACTTTTACAAAAAACAGTGATGCAAAGATAGCTGTGAAAGAAATGAATGGGATAGAAATAAATGGGAAGTCAGTAAATGTGAGGCCTGTTAAAATTCTTGAAGAATATACATCACCACTTTCCTCCAAAAATGGGAATAGAATTAGTTCGAATAATTTAGAGAAAAGCACCAACAAAGAAATCTACTCAGCCTTCTCCATTTCTAGATTGCCCAGAACTAGACCACGGCAGCTGGGATCTGAGCAAGACAGTGAGGTTTTCCCTTCCAACCAG GGTGACAAGAAGAATTGTAAGCAGATTGAATCTGCTAAATTATTACCTGATACACCTGTTCAATTCATACCTCCAACTACGTTGAACCTTCGTAGCTTTACCAAGATCATAAAGAAACTGGCTGAACTGCATCCAGAAGTCAGCAG AGACCATATTATAAATGCGCTTCAGGAAGTGAGAATAAGACATAAAGGTTTTCTGAATGGCTTATCTATTAATACTATCGTGGAGATGACTTCATCTCTTCTGAAAAACTCTGCTTCCAGTTAG